A region from the Benincasa hispida cultivar B227 chromosome 12, ASM972705v1, whole genome shotgun sequence genome encodes:
- the LOC120067674 gene encoding uncharacterized protein LOC120067674 has product MADQTSQPSTSPSTPSIDQLSMREVAFLIASRRLAAQPHTFKRGQSTESTPLPTPVVSTESEKKRRDDNEVFENILSNLEEGGGLPEAGVVNQPLLMEEVTVVMTEEVAVVEEVVEEETRRSTLAIRDPEETTQVESYEEPIRIALEKVATEKQLEVEEEKKKKRRGGKEGGGLPEAGVVNQPLLIEEVTVVMKEEVAVVEKVVEEETRRSTLAIRDPEETMQVESYEEPIRVALEKVAVEKQLEVEEEKKKKRRGGKVLKAPHSQIQ; this is encoded by the exons ATGGCCGACCAAACTTCCCAACCTTCCACTTCACCCTCAACACCTTCAATAGACCAACTCTCCATGCGAGAGGTAGCATTCCTTATTGCTAGTCGCCGTCTTGCTGCTCAGCCTCACACT TTCAAGAGGGGGCAAAGTACTGAAAGCACCCCACTCCCAACTCCAGTAGTCTCCACTGAAAGCGAAAAGAAGAGACGAGATGACAATGAGGTATTCGAAAATATTCTGAGTAACCTGGAGGAAGGAGGAGGACTGCCCGAGGctggggttgtaaaccaaccactgctTATGGAGGAGGTGACGGTGGTGATGACGGAGGAAGTGGCAGTGGTAGAGGAAGTGGTGGAAGAGGAGACAAGGAGAAGCACTCTGGCCATAAGGGATCCTGAGGAAACTACGCAAGTAGAATCCTATGAAGAACCCATCAGAATCGCGTTAGAGAAAGTTGCAACAGAGAAGCAACTAGAGGtggaagaggagaaaaagaaaaaaagaagagggGGCAAA GAAGGAGGAGGACTACCCGAGGctggggttgtaaaccaaccactgctTATAGAGGAGGTGACGGTGGTGATGAAGGAGGAAGTGGCAGTGGTAGAGAAAGTGGTGGAAGAGGAGACAAGGAGAAGCACTCTGGCCATAAGGGATCCTGAGGAAACTATGCAAGTAGAATCCTATGAAGAACCCATCAGAGTCGCGTTGGAGAAAGTTGCAGTAGAGAAGCAACTAGAGGtggaagaggagaaaaagaaaaaaagaagagggGGCAAAGTACTGAAAGCACCCCACTCCCAAATCCAGTAG
- the LOC120067226 gene encoding SNF1-related protein kinase catalytic subunit alpha KIN10 isoform X2, translating into MEKKQRRVFLSLRIRCTGRCALPHRSQHPSLRPVALSLHFQPAFTSFFLRSTLSVALTLSQMDGPTGRGGSGMDMNLPNYKLGKTLGIGSFGKVKIAEHALTGHKVAIKILNRRKIKNLDMEEKVRREIKILRLFMHPHIIRLYEVIETPTDIYVVMEYVKSGELFDYIVEKGRLQEDEARNFFQQIISGVEYCHRNMVVHRDLKPENLLLDSKCNVKIADFGLSNIMRDGHFLKTSCGSPNYAAPEVISGRLYAGPEVDVWSCGVILYALLCGTLPFDDENIPNLFKKIKGGIYTLPSHLSSGARELIPSMLVVDPMKRITIPEIRQHPWFQAHLPRYLAVPPPDTMQQAKKIDEDILQEVVKMGFDRNQLVESLRNRIQNEATVAYYLLLDNRFRVSSGYLGAEFQETMETGFNRMHPGDPISPAGHRLPGYMDYQGMGLRSQFPVERKWALGLQSRAHPREIMTEVLKALRELNVAWKKIGHYNMKCRWLPGIPGQHEGMINNPVHSNHYFGDESTIIENDGVVKSPNVIKFEVQLYKTREEKYLLDLQRVQGPQFLFLDLCAAFLAQLRVL; encoded by the exons atggaaaagaaacaaagaagagtttttctctctcttcgaATCCGCTGCACAGGTCGTTGCGCGCTCCCGCATCGGTCCCAGCATCCGTCGCTACGCCCCGTTGCCCTCTCCCTTCACTTCCAACCAGCATTCACCTCGTTCTTCCTCAGATCTACACTCTCCGTCGCCCTTACTCTCAG TCAAATGGATGGACCAACTGGTCGCGGTGGCAGTGGCATGGATATGAATTTACCAAACTATAAGCTTGGGAAAACACTTGGCATTGGGTCATTTGGGAAAGTGAAAATTGCAGAGCATGCTTTAACTGGTCATAAAGTTGCTATTAAGATCCTTAACCGCCGAAAGATTAAAAACTTGGACATGGAAGAAAAAG TGAGAAGAGAGATTAAAATATTGAGATTGTTCATGCATCCTCACATTATACGGCTCTATGAGGTTATAGAGACCCCGACAGACATTTATGTTGTGATGGAGTATGTAAAATCTGGGGAGCTCTTTGACTATATTGTAGAGAAGGGAAGGTTACAGGAGGATGAAGCCCGTAATTTTTTCCAACAG ATTATCTCTGGTGTGGAGTACTGCCACAGGAATATGGTAGTTCACAGAGATCTCAAGCCGGAGAACTTGCTTCTAGACTCCAAATGTAATGTGAAGATTGCTGATTTTGGTTTGAGCAATATTATGCGTGATGGTCACTTTCTCAAGACAAGTTGTGGGAGTCCCAATTATGCTGCCCCGGAG GTCATCTCCGGGAGATTATATGCTGGACCTGAAGTAGATGTGTGGAGTTGTGGTGTGATTTTGTATGCTCTTTTATGTGGCACTCTTCCTTTTGACGATGAAAACATTCCCAACCTGTTTAAGAAAATTAAG GGTGGAATCTATACTCTTCCAAGTCATTTATCATCTGGTGCTAGAGAACTGATTCCTAGTATGCTGGTGGTTGACCCAATGAAGCGCATCACGATCCCTGAGATTCGGCAGCACCCATGGTTTCAGGCTCATCTTCCACGCTATTTAGCCGTGCCTCCACCTGATACAATGCAACAGGCAAAAAAG aTCGATGAAGACATTCTTCAGGAAGTTGTAAAGATGGGATTTGACAGGAATCAGCTGGTGGAGTCTCTTCGTAACCGAATTCAAAATGAG GCTACTGTTGCTTATTATTTGTTGCTGGACAACCGATTCCGTGTTTCTAGTGGCTATCTTGGAGCCGAGTTTCAGGAGACTATG GAAACAGGCTTCAACCGTATGCACCCTGGTGATCCTATAAGTCCTGCAGGACACCGTCTTCCTGGTTATATGGACTATCAAGGAATGGGCTTAAGATCACAGTTTCCTGTCGAGAGGAAGTGGGCTCTGGGATTACAG TCTCGAGCTCATCCTCGTGAAATTATGACCGAAGTTCTTAAAGCCCTACGAGAGCTCAATGTGGCTTGGAAGAAGATTGGGCACTACAATATGAAATGTAGATGGTTGCCTGGAATTCCAGGCCAACATGAAGGCATGATTAACAACCCTGTGCATAGTAATCATTACTTTGGGGACGAGTCTACCATCATTGAAAATGACGGCGTTGTAAAATCACCGAACGTTATTAAGTTTGAAGTACAG CTGTACAAAACACGCGAAGAGAAGTATTTGCTTGATCTACAGAGGGTTCAAGGCCCCCAGTTTCTTTTCTTGGACCTTTGTGCTGCCTTCCTTGCCCAGCTCCGAGTCCTCTAA
- the LOC120067226 gene encoding SNF1-related protein kinase catalytic subunit alpha KIN10 isoform X1: MEKKQRRVFLSLRIRCTGRCALPHRSQHPSLRPVALSLHFQPAFTSFFLRSTLSVALTLSSQMDGPTGRGGSGMDMNLPNYKLGKTLGIGSFGKVKIAEHALTGHKVAIKILNRRKIKNLDMEEKVRREIKILRLFMHPHIIRLYEVIETPTDIYVVMEYVKSGELFDYIVEKGRLQEDEARNFFQQIISGVEYCHRNMVVHRDLKPENLLLDSKCNVKIADFGLSNIMRDGHFLKTSCGSPNYAAPEVISGRLYAGPEVDVWSCGVILYALLCGTLPFDDENIPNLFKKIKGGIYTLPSHLSSGARELIPSMLVVDPMKRITIPEIRQHPWFQAHLPRYLAVPPPDTMQQAKKIDEDILQEVVKMGFDRNQLVESLRNRIQNEATVAYYLLLDNRFRVSSGYLGAEFQETMETGFNRMHPGDPISPAGHRLPGYMDYQGMGLRSQFPVERKWALGLQSRAHPREIMTEVLKALRELNVAWKKIGHYNMKCRWLPGIPGQHEGMINNPVHSNHYFGDESTIIENDGVVKSPNVIKFEVQLYKTREEKYLLDLQRVQGPQFLFLDLCAAFLAQLRVL, from the exons atggaaaagaaacaaagaagagtttttctctctcttcgaATCCGCTGCACAGGTCGTTGCGCGCTCCCGCATCGGTCCCAGCATCCGTCGCTACGCCCCGTTGCCCTCTCCCTTCACTTCCAACCAGCATTCACCTCGTTCTTCCTCAGATCTACACTCTCCGTCGCCCTTACTCTCAG CAGTCAAATGGATGGACCAACTGGTCGCGGTGGCAGTGGCATGGATATGAATTTACCAAACTATAAGCTTGGGAAAACACTTGGCATTGGGTCATTTGGGAAAGTGAAAATTGCAGAGCATGCTTTAACTGGTCATAAAGTTGCTATTAAGATCCTTAACCGCCGAAAGATTAAAAACTTGGACATGGAAGAAAAAG TGAGAAGAGAGATTAAAATATTGAGATTGTTCATGCATCCTCACATTATACGGCTCTATGAGGTTATAGAGACCCCGACAGACATTTATGTTGTGATGGAGTATGTAAAATCTGGGGAGCTCTTTGACTATATTGTAGAGAAGGGAAGGTTACAGGAGGATGAAGCCCGTAATTTTTTCCAACAG ATTATCTCTGGTGTGGAGTACTGCCACAGGAATATGGTAGTTCACAGAGATCTCAAGCCGGAGAACTTGCTTCTAGACTCCAAATGTAATGTGAAGATTGCTGATTTTGGTTTGAGCAATATTATGCGTGATGGTCACTTTCTCAAGACAAGTTGTGGGAGTCCCAATTATGCTGCCCCGGAG GTCATCTCCGGGAGATTATATGCTGGACCTGAAGTAGATGTGTGGAGTTGTGGTGTGATTTTGTATGCTCTTTTATGTGGCACTCTTCCTTTTGACGATGAAAACATTCCCAACCTGTTTAAGAAAATTAAG GGTGGAATCTATACTCTTCCAAGTCATTTATCATCTGGTGCTAGAGAACTGATTCCTAGTATGCTGGTGGTTGACCCAATGAAGCGCATCACGATCCCTGAGATTCGGCAGCACCCATGGTTTCAGGCTCATCTTCCACGCTATTTAGCCGTGCCTCCACCTGATACAATGCAACAGGCAAAAAAG aTCGATGAAGACATTCTTCAGGAAGTTGTAAAGATGGGATTTGACAGGAATCAGCTGGTGGAGTCTCTTCGTAACCGAATTCAAAATGAG GCTACTGTTGCTTATTATTTGTTGCTGGACAACCGATTCCGTGTTTCTAGTGGCTATCTTGGAGCCGAGTTTCAGGAGACTATG GAAACAGGCTTCAACCGTATGCACCCTGGTGATCCTATAAGTCCTGCAGGACACCGTCTTCCTGGTTATATGGACTATCAAGGAATGGGCTTAAGATCACAGTTTCCTGTCGAGAGGAAGTGGGCTCTGGGATTACAG TCTCGAGCTCATCCTCGTGAAATTATGACCGAAGTTCTTAAAGCCCTACGAGAGCTCAATGTGGCTTGGAAGAAGATTGGGCACTACAATATGAAATGTAGATGGTTGCCTGGAATTCCAGGCCAACATGAAGGCATGATTAACAACCCTGTGCATAGTAATCATTACTTTGGGGACGAGTCTACCATCATTGAAAATGACGGCGTTGTAAAATCACCGAACGTTATTAAGTTTGAAGTACAG CTGTACAAAACACGCGAAGAGAAGTATTTGCTTGATCTACAGAGGGTTCAAGGCCCCCAGTTTCTTTTCTTGGACCTTTGTGCTGCCTTCCTTGCCCAGCTCCGAGTCCTCTAA
- the LOC120067226 gene encoding SNF1-related protein kinase catalytic subunit alpha KIN10 isoform X3, translated as MKSSQMDGPTGRGGSGMDMNLPNYKLGKTLGIGSFGKVKIAEHALTGHKVAIKILNRRKIKNLDMEEKVRREIKILRLFMHPHIIRLYEVIETPTDIYVVMEYVKSGELFDYIVEKGRLQEDEARNFFQQIISGVEYCHRNMVVHRDLKPENLLLDSKCNVKIADFGLSNIMRDGHFLKTSCGSPNYAAPEVISGRLYAGPEVDVWSCGVILYALLCGTLPFDDENIPNLFKKIKGGIYTLPSHLSSGARELIPSMLVVDPMKRITIPEIRQHPWFQAHLPRYLAVPPPDTMQQAKKIDEDILQEVVKMGFDRNQLVESLRNRIQNEATVAYYLLLDNRFRVSSGYLGAEFQETMETGFNRMHPGDPISPAGHRLPGYMDYQGMGLRSQFPVERKWALGLQSRAHPREIMTEVLKALRELNVAWKKIGHYNMKCRWLPGIPGQHEGMINNPVHSNHYFGDESTIIENDGVVKSPNVIKFEVQLYKTREEKYLLDLQRVQGPQFLFLDLCAAFLAQLRVL; from the exons ATGAAGAG CAGTCAAATGGATGGACCAACTGGTCGCGGTGGCAGTGGCATGGATATGAATTTACCAAACTATAAGCTTGGGAAAACACTTGGCATTGGGTCATTTGGGAAAGTGAAAATTGCAGAGCATGCTTTAACTGGTCATAAAGTTGCTATTAAGATCCTTAACCGCCGAAAGATTAAAAACTTGGACATGGAAGAAAAAG TGAGAAGAGAGATTAAAATATTGAGATTGTTCATGCATCCTCACATTATACGGCTCTATGAGGTTATAGAGACCCCGACAGACATTTATGTTGTGATGGAGTATGTAAAATCTGGGGAGCTCTTTGACTATATTGTAGAGAAGGGAAGGTTACAGGAGGATGAAGCCCGTAATTTTTTCCAACAG ATTATCTCTGGTGTGGAGTACTGCCACAGGAATATGGTAGTTCACAGAGATCTCAAGCCGGAGAACTTGCTTCTAGACTCCAAATGTAATGTGAAGATTGCTGATTTTGGTTTGAGCAATATTATGCGTGATGGTCACTTTCTCAAGACAAGTTGTGGGAGTCCCAATTATGCTGCCCCGGAG GTCATCTCCGGGAGATTATATGCTGGACCTGAAGTAGATGTGTGGAGTTGTGGTGTGATTTTGTATGCTCTTTTATGTGGCACTCTTCCTTTTGACGATGAAAACATTCCCAACCTGTTTAAGAAAATTAAG GGTGGAATCTATACTCTTCCAAGTCATTTATCATCTGGTGCTAGAGAACTGATTCCTAGTATGCTGGTGGTTGACCCAATGAAGCGCATCACGATCCCTGAGATTCGGCAGCACCCATGGTTTCAGGCTCATCTTCCACGCTATTTAGCCGTGCCTCCACCTGATACAATGCAACAGGCAAAAAAG aTCGATGAAGACATTCTTCAGGAAGTTGTAAAGATGGGATTTGACAGGAATCAGCTGGTGGAGTCTCTTCGTAACCGAATTCAAAATGAG GCTACTGTTGCTTATTATTTGTTGCTGGACAACCGATTCCGTGTTTCTAGTGGCTATCTTGGAGCCGAGTTTCAGGAGACTATG GAAACAGGCTTCAACCGTATGCACCCTGGTGATCCTATAAGTCCTGCAGGACACCGTCTTCCTGGTTATATGGACTATCAAGGAATGGGCTTAAGATCACAGTTTCCTGTCGAGAGGAAGTGGGCTCTGGGATTACAG TCTCGAGCTCATCCTCGTGAAATTATGACCGAAGTTCTTAAAGCCCTACGAGAGCTCAATGTGGCTTGGAAGAAGATTGGGCACTACAATATGAAATGTAGATGGTTGCCTGGAATTCCAGGCCAACATGAAGGCATGATTAACAACCCTGTGCATAGTAATCATTACTTTGGGGACGAGTCTACCATCATTGAAAATGACGGCGTTGTAAAATCACCGAACGTTATTAAGTTTGAAGTACAG CTGTACAAAACACGCGAAGAGAAGTATTTGCTTGATCTACAGAGGGTTCAAGGCCCCCAGTTTCTTTTCTTGGACCTTTGTGCTGCCTTCCTTGCCCAGCTCCGAGTCCTCTAA
- the LOC120067226 gene encoding SNF1-related protein kinase catalytic subunit alpha KIN10 isoform X4 yields the protein MDGPTGRGGSGMDMNLPNYKLGKTLGIGSFGKVKIAEHALTGHKVAIKILNRRKIKNLDMEEKVRREIKILRLFMHPHIIRLYEVIETPTDIYVVMEYVKSGELFDYIVEKGRLQEDEARNFFQQIISGVEYCHRNMVVHRDLKPENLLLDSKCNVKIADFGLSNIMRDGHFLKTSCGSPNYAAPEVISGRLYAGPEVDVWSCGVILYALLCGTLPFDDENIPNLFKKIKGGIYTLPSHLSSGARELIPSMLVVDPMKRITIPEIRQHPWFQAHLPRYLAVPPPDTMQQAKKIDEDILQEVVKMGFDRNQLVESLRNRIQNEATVAYYLLLDNRFRVSSGYLGAEFQETMETGFNRMHPGDPISPAGHRLPGYMDYQGMGLRSQFPVERKWALGLQSRAHPREIMTEVLKALRELNVAWKKIGHYNMKCRWLPGIPGQHEGMINNPVHSNHYFGDESTIIENDGVVKSPNVIKFEVQLYKTREEKYLLDLQRVQGPQFLFLDLCAAFLAQLRVL from the exons ATGGATGGACCAACTGGTCGCGGTGGCAGTGGCATGGATATGAATTTACCAAACTATAAGCTTGGGAAAACACTTGGCATTGGGTCATTTGGGAAAGTGAAAATTGCAGAGCATGCTTTAACTGGTCATAAAGTTGCTATTAAGATCCTTAACCGCCGAAAGATTAAAAACTTGGACATGGAAGAAAAAG TGAGAAGAGAGATTAAAATATTGAGATTGTTCATGCATCCTCACATTATACGGCTCTATGAGGTTATAGAGACCCCGACAGACATTTATGTTGTGATGGAGTATGTAAAATCTGGGGAGCTCTTTGACTATATTGTAGAGAAGGGAAGGTTACAGGAGGATGAAGCCCGTAATTTTTTCCAACAG ATTATCTCTGGTGTGGAGTACTGCCACAGGAATATGGTAGTTCACAGAGATCTCAAGCCGGAGAACTTGCTTCTAGACTCCAAATGTAATGTGAAGATTGCTGATTTTGGTTTGAGCAATATTATGCGTGATGGTCACTTTCTCAAGACAAGTTGTGGGAGTCCCAATTATGCTGCCCCGGAG GTCATCTCCGGGAGATTATATGCTGGACCTGAAGTAGATGTGTGGAGTTGTGGTGTGATTTTGTATGCTCTTTTATGTGGCACTCTTCCTTTTGACGATGAAAACATTCCCAACCTGTTTAAGAAAATTAAG GGTGGAATCTATACTCTTCCAAGTCATTTATCATCTGGTGCTAGAGAACTGATTCCTAGTATGCTGGTGGTTGACCCAATGAAGCGCATCACGATCCCTGAGATTCGGCAGCACCCATGGTTTCAGGCTCATCTTCCACGCTATTTAGCCGTGCCTCCACCTGATACAATGCAACAGGCAAAAAAG aTCGATGAAGACATTCTTCAGGAAGTTGTAAAGATGGGATTTGACAGGAATCAGCTGGTGGAGTCTCTTCGTAACCGAATTCAAAATGAG GCTACTGTTGCTTATTATTTGTTGCTGGACAACCGATTCCGTGTTTCTAGTGGCTATCTTGGAGCCGAGTTTCAGGAGACTATG GAAACAGGCTTCAACCGTATGCACCCTGGTGATCCTATAAGTCCTGCAGGACACCGTCTTCCTGGTTATATGGACTATCAAGGAATGGGCTTAAGATCACAGTTTCCTGTCGAGAGGAAGTGGGCTCTGGGATTACAG TCTCGAGCTCATCCTCGTGAAATTATGACCGAAGTTCTTAAAGCCCTACGAGAGCTCAATGTGGCTTGGAAGAAGATTGGGCACTACAATATGAAATGTAGATGGTTGCCTGGAATTCCAGGCCAACATGAAGGCATGATTAACAACCCTGTGCATAGTAATCATTACTTTGGGGACGAGTCTACCATCATTGAAAATGACGGCGTTGTAAAATCACCGAACGTTATTAAGTTTGAAGTACAG CTGTACAAAACACGCGAAGAGAAGTATTTGCTTGATCTACAGAGGGTTCAAGGCCCCCAGTTTCTTTTCTTGGACCTTTGTGCTGCCTTCCTTGCCCAGCTCCGAGTCCTCTAA